The Microbacterium sp. zg-Y1090 sequence GGATGAGCAGCTTCACGACGACGCCTCCGTACCGGGGTAGGGGACCCCGCCGGCGACACCGAGTTCGATGAGGGACTCGACCGTGGCTGCGGGCAGATCGATCCCCGCAGCTTCGCGCGCCTGCGCCGTGAGTCGTTCCGGTTCGCCGGGGACAAGAACCCGGTCGAACCCGGGGGCCGGCTCGGCGCCGTGTGCAGAGTCGATCAGCGCATCGATGCGGTCGCGGAAGAGCGGGAGGGGGAGGAAGTGCGCGACGTCCATGGCCAGCATCCAGTGCCCGACATCCTGTCGCTTCGAGAAATCGGTGTACATGTTGCCGATGTCTCCGGCCACGGCGGCGCCGCTGAGAACCCCGGCCAGCACTTCGATCAGGAAGGCGAGGCCGTACCCCTTGGGCCCGCCGGCGGGCAGGAGGGACACCACGGCGGCCGCGTCGGTGGTGGGCGCGCCGTCGGCATCGACTCCCCAGTCCGGCGGCACCGGCTGACCCTTCGCGCGCGCCACGAGCACCTTGCCCATGGCCGTCGTGCTGGTCGCCATGTCCAGGCTCAGCGGCTCGCCGCCCGTCGGCGCGGCGAACGCGAGCGGGTTGGTACCGAGAAACGCGCTCTTCCCTCCGAACGGCACCACGTTCGGCTCCGAGTTCGAGACGACGACGGCGACCTTGCCGCGTCCCGCGAGCGCACGGGCGTAGTAGCCGGCAGTGCCGAAATGGGTGCTTCCCCGCACGGTGGCAGCGGCCACGCCGAACTCGCCGCTCAGCTGGGTCAGTTCATCCACCGCGGCGCGCGCGGCCAACTGTCCGGCGGTGCCGCCGGCATCGATGCGCACCACGGCACCGTTGCGGTCGACCGAGGGTCGCGCCGCCGGATCCACCAGACCCGCGTCGATGCGTGCCCGATAAGCGGGAAGGCGGATCACACCGTGCGAGTCGACGCCGCGCAGGTTCGCGTCGACCAGCGTGTCGGAGAGGTACTCCGCGTCTTCTGGTTCGTAACCCCAGGTCTGGAGCAGCGCCGTGGTCCACGTACGCAGTTGCTCAGCATCGATGGTCATGTCGACTCCTTCTCGCTTCATTGCGTGATCGATCACCTTGCCGTGGTGCCGCGTACACATAATAGTCTTACTCGTCATACTTTTGAGTGACCGAGCTTCAATGAAGAAACGAGGAACCGATGAGGATCAGCGTCTTTCCCAAGGGGGAGCTGGACGATCTGGCCGTACGGCGCACCATGACGGTGTTCGAGTGGATCGACAAAGCCGCCGTGCTCCCCGCTGACGGGCTCGAGCTGTACAGCGGAATGCTCTGGCAGAGCGACGACGACTACCTGGATGCCATCGGCGAGGCGCTCGACGACGCAGGCTTCGAGATGCCGATGATGTGCGTGTCACCCGACTTCACCCACCCCGACGCCGATGTGCGGGCAGCGGAATTCGACAAGGAGGTCGAGATGATGCGCGCCACCGCTCGACTCGGTGGCAGAGGCGCCAGCACGCGAGTGCTCTCCGGCCAGCGGTGGCCGGAGGTGCCGCGGGAACAGGGCATCGAGTGGGTGGTGGAGGCCTACACCCGGCTCATCCCCATCGCCCGGGAACTGGGCGTGACCCTGGCGATGGAGAACCACTACAAGGACGGCACCTGGCGTTACCCCGAGTTCGCGCAGCGGTCGGACGTGTTCCTCGAGATCGTGGATGCCATCGAGGACCGAGCCACGTTCGGGGTGCAGTTCGACCCCTCGAACGCCATCGTGGCGGGTGACGATTCCGCAGACTTCCTGGATCGCGTCGTCGATCGCGTCGTCACCATGCAGGCGTCGGATCGATCGCTGGCCCCCGGGGGATCCCTCGACGAGCTGCGCCAGAGCGACGGCACGCTCGGCTATTCCCCACTGCTGCAGCACGGCGTGATCGGCCGAGGCCTCAACGACTACCCGAGGATCTTCCGCACGCTGGTGGACGCCGGCTACGACGGCTGGATCAGCATCGAGGACGGCGTGAACGGCATGGGGGAGATGGCAGAGTCCGTGGACTTCCTCCGCGCCGCCCGCGATGAGTACTGGGCCGGCTCGACCGCCGTCCGGGTGCGCACCCAGGAGGACGCGCTCGCCGCAGCGGGGCTGCCCAGCATCGCACGGGACGACCACCGCCGTGAGGTGGCGCGATGAAGGCGCTGGTGAAGTTCGGCCTGTCCGACGGCGATGTCGAGCTGCGCGACGTACCTGCTCCGGTTCTGGAGCCGGGCACCGTGCTGGTGGCCGCGCGCGCAGTGGGCGTGTGCGGCTCCGACATCCACATGTGGCGCAATGGCCAGAGCTGGGACGTGGCGCTGCCCGTCGTGCTCGGCCACGAGACCGCAGGCGTCATCGCGGCGGTCGCCGACGATGTCACCGGCTGGCAGGTCGGCGACCGCGTGGTGTGCGAGACCGCCGCCCGCATCTGCGGCGTCTGTGCGCTCTGCCGCGTGGGCCGGTACAACCTGTGTCCTCATCGTCAGGGGTATGGAGCGACGCGCGACGGCGCATTCGGTGAGCTGCTTCTGGCCGAACCCCGCGTTCTGCACCGGATTCCCGAGACCGTCTCGTTCGAACAGGCGGCGATGACCGAACCGTTCGCCGTCGCCTACAACGCCCTCGTCGAGCGCGCCAGTGTCACGCCGGGCGATCTGGTGGTGATCCAGGGTGCCGGCGCGATCGGCGCGCTGGCCCTGCAGATCGCTCGGCTGAGAGGTGCGGGAACGACGGTGGTGCTCGGGACGCCGGTGGATGAGCGCCGCCTGAAGACCGCGCTCGAACTCGGTGCCGATCACGCGATCGACATCACCAGGGAGGACCCCGTCGCGCTGATCCGTTCACTCGGCGATGGTCTGGGGGCAGACCTCGTCGTCGACGCGACCGGCGTGAGCGCAGCGCTCGCGCAGGGACTGGAACTGGTGCGCCCGCTCGGGGCCATAGCGAAGATCGGCTGGGGCCCGCAGCCCCTGAACTTCAGTCTGGATCCGCTCGTGGCGAAGGCCGTCACCCTCTTCGGCTCCTTCTCGCACACGTGGACCACCTGGGAGCGGGTGCTGGGTCTCTTCGCCACGGGCGCGCTGGACACCACGCGGGTTCTCGGCGGCGTCTACGACCTGGCCGACTGGCGGGAGGCGTTCGAGCACATGGAATCCGGGCGCAACATCAAGTCGGTCATGGTGATGCCGCACTGAGGGCGCCCGCCGGGGCGTCAGCGGGAGCGCGAGCGGTCGTGCATGTGGTCGAACTCCCGCAGCGTCCGCTCGACCAGGCTGATGGCCAGACTCTGGGCGGCGGCGACGTCACCACGCACGAGGGCCTCCGCCAGTGCCAGGTGGTTCTCGACCGAGTCGGCGGTGATGTCGTGCATGCCCGGGCGGGTGTCCTGCCCGCGCGCGTCCAGCGTTGCTCCGATGGTGTCCGCGAGCTGCGCGATGACCGCGTTCTGTGTGCCTTCCAGGAGCAGCCGGTGGAATGTGGCATCCCGCTCGAAGAATCGACGCGCGTCGCCGGAGAGGAAGGACTCCTTCATCCCCTGGGCGCTCTCGAGGATCGCCTGCGCGCCTTCGGCGTCGATGCGCGTGGCCGCGAGCCCGGCGGCCACGTGCTCGATGCCGAGGCGCAACTCGAGCAGCTGCTTCATCTGCTCCACATAGCCCGGCCCCTGCCCACGCCACTTGACCACGTAGGGATTGAGCAGGTCCCATTGCGATGACGGCAGCACTCGGGTGCCCACCTGCGGTCTGGCTTCCACCAGCCCCATCGAGCTGAGGGTGCGGATTCCCTCCCTGACCACGCTGCGTGACACCCCGAGCCGCTCGCAGAGCTGGTCGGCATAGACGATGCTCCCGGGCGGGATGTCCCCGTTGATGATCTCCTGTCCGATCTCATCGACGACATGGGCATACAGGCCCGTTCCGATGCGTGCTCGGTAGCGCGCGGCGGCGCTGACGCTTCTGCCATCGGTCACAGGGGTACTCCGCTCACTCACTCGCCGCAGCGTCGAAGTCGTAGTCGCCGTCGGCGGCTGCCGCTTCGTACGCGAGGCGTGGCATCTGGGAAGCGAGCTTGCCTCCACTGACATCGATGAGCGTACCTGTGATGTACGACGCATGATCGGAGGCGAGGAAGCAGATCAGGCTGGCGATGTCGGCCTTGTCGCCCCACCGACGCAGGCTCAGGGTATCGAGGAGGCGGGACTGCTCCTCGGGCGGCAGCTGCGCGAACCCGTTCATGGCGGTGGGGATCATGCCGGGCGCGTAGGCGTTCGCGGTGATGTTCCAGGGGCCGACCTCGCCGGCGAGTGCGCGGGTGAAGTGCGCGACGGCGATCTTCGACGAGGCGTAGGCCCCGCTCGCGTAGATCGGGACCAATGCGGCGAAGGAGGCGGCATTGATCACGCGGCCCCACCGCTGCCGCTTCATGATCGGCAGCACTGCGCGGCACATCAGGAACGTGCCCTTCAGGTTGACGTCGTGGACGAGGTCCCACGTCGCCTCGTCCATCACCTCGATGGCGCCGTTGCCCACGACGCCTGCGTTGTTCACGAGGATGTCCAGGCGCCCGTAGGCCTCGTCGACGGCCTGGACGACCTCGCCGATCCGCGCCGAATCGCGGATGTCGCAGACGAACTCCCGGTGGGGGGTGCCGATCGCGTCCAGTTCCGCGGATGTGTCCTGCAGGTCGGTCGCGCTGACGTCGACCGACACCGTCGTGACGCCCTCACGGGCGAGCGTCGTGACGATCTCCCGGCCGATGCCGCGGCCGACCCCCGTGACGAGGGCGACTTTTCCGCGCAGGTCGATGTGCATATGACTCCCTTGTCGTTCGTGCTTGCGCTACAAGTATGATTTATTAGACTAGTCACGGCTAGCGGTGCGGTGCACCCGGCCCCCCTCTTACCGGCGCAATGCTGCGCGATGACAGAGAAGGAGATGCGATGAAGCATCGAACGGTACTCAGGACCTCGACGGTCGCCGCGGTCGCAGCCCTCACAGCGGCGTCGCTGGTGGCCTGCTCGGGCGGCACCGGTGACGGCGGAGGGGAGAGCGATGTGCTGCGCATCACCCTCGCGAACCACGTGTGGACCGACATCATGAAGGAGAAGCTGTCGGAGTTCGAGGAGGAGACCGGCCTCACCGTCGAGCTGACCCAGCTCGGCGAGGACCAGCTCTCCGACCAGTACAACGTCAAGCTCAACGCGGGCACGGACGAGATCGACGTCATGATGTACCGCCCTCTCCAGGAGGGAAAGCTCTTCGCGCAGAACGGCTATCTCGCCGATCTCACCGCGAATGTGGAGGACGCCGGCGACTGGGACTGGAGCGACTTCCAGTCCGGACCCGTGGAGGCCACCACGTACGACGGGACCGTCGTCGGCGTTCCCCTCATCACGGAGTCGGAGGTGCTCTACTACCGCACCGACCTCCTCGAGGCCGCCGGCCTCGAGGTCCCCCAGACCCTCGACGAGCTGGAAGCGGCGGCCAAGGCGATCTCCGAAGCCAACCCCGGCGTCGCGGGCTTCGTCGCCCGCACCGGCCGCTCCGCAGCGGTCACCCAGTTCTCGAGCTACCTGTTCAGCTTCGGCGGAGACTTCCTCGACGGCACCGAGTCGGCCATCGACACGTCGGCGGCGCTGGAGGCCTATGAGTACTACGGCGGACTGCTCAACGCATACGGCCCCGAGAACGTCAGCACCGACATGAGCTGGCCCGAAGCGGCAGCCATCTTCGCGCAGGGTCAGGCAGCCTTCTACACCGACGCCAGCAGCCTCTACCAGAACCTCGCGCTCGAGGAGAACTCCACCGTCTACGACAAGCTCGGGTACGCCCCCTTCCCGGAGGGACCGGCCGGCTCGAAGCCGTACAGCATCCCGTCGTGGGCGCTGGGCATCAACGCGACGTCTCCCAACCAGGAGAACGCCTGGAAGTTCATCGAGTGGGCGACCAGCTTCGACAGCGTCCTGGCGGTCCAGGAGCAGGGTGTGCCGGGGGCGCGTACGTCGGTGTGGGACGACCCGGCGGGCACCGCCAGCTTCCCGCCTGCGCTCGCCGAGGCGATCGCCATCAACGCCGAGAACGGCGTCGGATACGATCGCCCGCTCGTCGTCAACGTCGCCGAGGCGCGAGAAATCGTCGGAGAGCCCATCGTCGTGGGCATCACCGGCGGCGATGTCGAAGACGCCGTCGAACAGGCCCAGGAGAAGTTCACCGCCTTCCTCGAGGACGAGAACCAGTAGGCCCGGCGGAACTGGCCCCCCACACCACGTCGGTGGCGGGATGCGCGAACGATGCATCCCGCCACCGGACGACAGAGAAGGAGGACCGGCGTGAGCGTTGTTGCGCGCCGTGAGAGCGACGTCTGGGCGAGATACTCCCACTGGGTGAACAAGCACCGCAGATGGGTCTTCGCCGCACCGGCGATGATCTTCATCGCCCTGCTGCTGATCTTCCCGCTGGTGTGGACGCTCTATCTCAGCCTCACCAACTCGCGCGGCTCCGTTCGCGCGCCGTTCGACTTCGTCGGTCTGAGCAACTACGCCGACGTACTCACCGACACCGAGCGCTTCTGGCCGGCCGTCGGGCGCACCGCCTACTTCACCGGCGGGGCGCTGCTGTTCGAGGTCGTTCTCGGCATCGCGATCGCGCTGCTGCTGTGGAAGCCGTTCCGCGGCGAGCGGTGGGTGCGGGTCGCGATCCTGCTTCCCCTCGTGGCGACGCCCGTCGCGGTGGGCATGATGTGGCGGCTCATCTTCGAGCCGAACATCGGCTTCGCGAACGAACTGCTCTCGTGGGTCGGCATCCCTGCTCAGCCGTGGCTGAGCAGCCCGGACACGGCGCTGAGCACCCTGATCTTCGTGGACGTCTGGCAGTGGACGCCGATGGTCACCCTCATCGTGCTGGCCGGGCTGACGGCTCTTCCCGAGGAGCCGGACGAGGCCGCACGCGTCGACGGCGCGAACTGGTGGCAGCGGCTCTGGTACGTCACGCTGCCGCTGCTCGCGCCCACCATCGTGGCTGCGGTCATCCTCCGCGGCATCGATGCACTGAAGACCTTCGACATCCTCTACGCCACCAAGGGCAAAGGGGGAGGGTCCTTCCATGAGGTGGAGACGCTCAACATCTACGCGTACGGACTGAGTTTCGACTACAACCGCTACGGCCAGGCATCCACCGTTCTCATCCTGTTCTTCATGATGATCATCGGCCTGATCTGGATCATGTCGCTGCGCAGGAAGGCGCTGAACAAATGAGCACCACGGCTCTCGTCGTCGTCCCGGAGAGGCGTCGCAAGCGGTTCCCCTGGCCTGGTTTCGGGCGCACCGTCGGTCTCGTGGCCGTCGTCGTCACCTTCGTCGCCCCGCTGATGTGGATGCTGCTGGCGAGCTTCAAGACGAACGTGGACATCTACGACCCGTCGAAGTCCTTCGTCTTCACCCCCACGCTGGGCAACTACGCCACCGTGTTCGGTCAGGCGAACTACGCGGCCTACATCTGGAACTCGCTGTTCGTCGCCTTCGTCGCCACGGTGCTGTCGCTGCTTCTGGCGGTTCCGGCCGCATACAGCATGAGCCGGTTCGTCATGGGGAAGTCGGCGATGGTGGTGCTTCTGGCGAGGATCATCCCCGGGGTGAGCCTGCTGGTGCCGTGGTACTTCGTCTTCTCCCAGATGCGGCTCGTGGGCAGCTATACGGTGCTGATCCTGTCCATGATGTTCGTGTCGCTGCCCCTGATCCTCTACATCATGATGTCGTACTTCGATTCCATGCCTGAGGAGCTGGAGGAGGCGGCGCAGGTCGACGGTCTCACTCCCATCGGAGCGTTCCTGCGCATCACCCTGCCGCTGTCGATGCCCGGGGTCGCGACGGCGGCCATCCTGTCGTTCATCTTCGCCTGGAACAACTTCATGTTCGCGCTGGTGCTCTCCGGGTCGAGCACGAAGACGCTTCCTGTGGCGATCTTCGACTTCGTCGGCTACGCGAGCATCGACTGGGGCGGATTGATGGCGGCTGCCGTGATCGTCACCGTGCCGATCATGCTCATCGCCCTGTTCACGCAGAAGTACATCGTGTCGGGGCTCACCGCCGGCGCGACGAAGGGGTGACCGCGGTCGGGCGAACGGAGCTCAGCGTTCCACCGATCCCACCGGAGTGATGACGAGTTCGTCGATGCGCACGTGCGGCGGAGAGGTGACGACGAAGGTCACTGCTCGCGCGACGTCCTCGGCTGCGAGCATTCGCCTGCGCGGCTCGTCCGACGGGGGAGCGGGACGCAGCGAGAGGAACTCCGTGTCGATGTCGCCCGGCAGAATCGCCCCGGCTCGCACGCCGTGCGTGGATTCCTGCTCGTTCAGCGCGTCGGTCAGCGCGCGCAGCGCCATCTTGCTGGCGCGGTAGGCCACGCCGGCTCCCGGGGACGCCGTCCAGGCGGCCACGGAGGAGATGATGCACACCGTGCCCTGGGCGCGGCGCAGACCCGGGAGTGCCGCGGCGATGATCTCGGCCACCGCGATCAGATTGGTGTCGATGACGCTGCGGAAATCGGCCATGTGCTGGTCGCCCCAGGTGCGCTGCGGCGTGTTCAGCCCTGCGGCCAGCACGAGGTCATCCACTGGGCCTGCGGCTTCGAGCAGGGTCTCGGCGTCGCCACGGGTGATGTCCCACGCCAGCGCCGTGGCGGTGCCGCCCGCCGCGCTGATCTGCTCGGCGACACTCTCGAGGCGGTCGAGGCGCCGCCCGACGAGCACCACGTGGTGCGTCGCCGCCAGGGCTCTGGCGGCTGCGGCCCCTGTGCCCGATCCGGCTCCGGTGATCAGCACCGTGCGGCGCTCCTGCTGGGTTCTCGGGGATGCCATGGTGGCAGTATGCCAGGGCCTCGCTTCGCCCTGCGAGCGCGCCGGCAGCGGACGGCGTCTCAGCGTGCCCGGGCGAACGGAGGGCGTCACGCAGGGGGCGGTGAAGGGGTAGTGTCGGCGCCCAGCGAGACGCGGACCGCGGTGCGTGGGTCGCTAGAACGGAGCGGTCTCGAGTGGCTCGGTGCGACCGAGCCTCGCCTCGGGGGTGGGGCCGTGCGGTGACGCAAGAGCGGCGAACTCGAGCACCCGGCGAGGGACGTCGGGGAAGACGCGCCCCGTGGGGCTGGTCCAGCGCAGCACACCCCGATCGACCTGCTCGACCGTCCACGCGGCGGCGTGCTTGAGGGTGTGATGCCGCCGGCAAAGATTCGCGAGATTCGTCAGGGACGTCGGCCCGCCGCGGGCTGCGTCGACGGTGTGATCCTGGTCGCACCTGCGGGAGGGCGTTCGGCATCCCGGAAAACGGCAATGCTCGTCGCGGGCGTCGAGATGTCGGCGCTGCACGCGGGAGGGGCGATAGGTGTCGACGTGCATCACTGCGCCTGTCGTGGGGGAGAGGAAGATGCGCTCCCACACGTCCGCGGTGGCGGCGAGTCGTCGTGCCGCACTGCTGTCTATCGGACCATGGCCGACCAGCTCGGCCGGGGAGTGGTCCAAGCCCGGGAGGATTCCGTGGCCGCCGTCGGCGCCGTGGATGCTGCCTGCGGGCACGGGGGTGGACGGTGCGGTCACTCCCGCCCGGGTGAGCATGTCGCGGGGAACGAGCAGGCCGCGGGGAACGAGCGCGTCGGCGGGGACGACGACCTGCACCTGTGCGGTGATCGCCGCACACCCGGCCAGCGCATCGTTCGACACGGCGCCCGTCGCGTGGCCGGTGAGCAGCAGGTCGGCCAGCACATCGGCGCGGACCTGCGCCATCGTGCGCCGATCGACGTCTTCGGGGACGGCCTCACCCGCCTGCGGCCGGCGGGTGTCGGCGACCTGCCGGGCGAACGTCGTCAGCCGGTCGTGGGCGGCGTGCACCAGGATCGCCGGCAGCACGGCACCCAACTCGGCCATGCCGTCGTCGAGATCCCGCACCCACACGCGACGTTCTTCGGCTGCGTCGGTGTGCCGCTCATCGGCAGGCACGGGGTCGAGCCGCTGCGCGATCACCGCGACGATCGGCCGAGCTCGCCCGGGCGTCTCGCGTTCGCACACCGCGAGGGCCGACTGCTCGAACCGCCGCCGGGCGTCGGGGTCGGCGATGCGGGCGCCGGCATCCTGGATCACCCGCACGTGCGCCGCGTCCACCCGCCCGGCCTGCAGCGCCGCGAGCGTCGCGGCGAAGCCGGTCACGAGCACCGCGGCATCGTGCAGCCGCTGCTGCATGCCGCGGTCGGATCGGCGCAGCACGGCGGCGGCCTCGGCGGCGATGTCGCGCAGCGGAATCTCGCGTTCGCGTGCGGTCGACGATGCGAGTCGCGCCGTCTGCGCCATCGCGAGCGCATCGGCGCGGGCGAGGAGTCGCAACTCCTCCGCCTGCAATGCGGCGATGCGCTGACGGGTGCGTTCGAGTCCCGCCATGACCGCGCCGCGCGAGCGCATATCGCGCGGGGCGGTGAGCGTCGGGGCTGCGGTCATGGGTCTATTCTCGCGACCCCCTCCGACATTGAGAGGGGTAAAGCCCAGGCCAGCAGGTGATTGTGGAGAAGTCGCAACTCTGGCCGGCTGTGGAGAAGGTGCCGGTGCTGCGCGCCCCGCGACGGCCGCGCTCCCGCGCTCCCGCGCCCCGCGGCCGCGCTCCCGCGCCCCACGCACCGCGCTCCCGCGCCCCTTCCGGTCAGTCCGCGCGGGCGAGCAGCGTGAACTCGGCCAGCACCCGCGGGTGCGCGAGGATGCGGAAGTGCCCGCCCGTCTCGAGCTTGACGTTCTTCGCCCCCGGCAGCTTGCTGCCCTCCGGGATGTGCGGGTCGAACCGCCCATAGACCGACACGATGCGTGCGTTCACCTCTGCCTGCGCGGCCAGCGCGAGAATCGTGGCATCCCGCGGGGAGAAGATGCGCAGCGTCGGCGGGAGCAGCAGCCGCGCGTATCGTGACCCGCCGAACGGCGTGGCGACGGCGAGCATGCTGCGCACGCGTGCGCTCTCCGTCCCGATCATCACCTGCTTGCCCACGAGGCCGCCCTTGCTGTGGGCGACGACGATGGCGTCCGCGAGATCGCGCTCGGCAAGGTACGCCGTCACCTGCGCGGCCATCTCGACGACGGGCCGCTCGTTGCGGTGCAGGTCGTCGAGCACATGCACCGGATGACCGCGCTCGTGGATGGCGGCCACCAGGGGCTGCAAGAACTTCCAGGTCTCGTAGATGCCGGGGAGCACCACCACCGGGCGGCCCGTCCCCGTCAGGAACGCATCGGGGTCGGTGCGGTTCAGCAGCGCCCGCGCTTGCCAGATGCCGGCGTACGCGTAGTCGCGCGCCCACCAGGCGGCGGCCTTGACGGCCCCGATCACGTCGCCGCCGTGAGGCCGGCGCGGGCCAGGATCGCCGAGGCCACCGCGCGCGGCGCGGTGTGCTGCACGATGTGGGCGGCCGCCGGGATCTCGACCACCGTGGCATCCGACGCCGCATCTGCGAGCCGGCGGCACCAGTCCGCCCGGGCGACGGGGTCCCGCTGGCCGCGGATCACCTGCAGCGGCACGGCGAGATCGGCCACGCGCTGCTCGATCGGGTAGTCGATCATGTGGCGCACCTGCGCCAGGTAATAGCGGATGCCGCAGCGCAGGTAATCGGTGAATACGATCGCGTTCGCCACCGGCGACTCCCGGAGCGTGTCCAGAGCGAGCGCGCCCGCCTGCGCCGGCAGGGAGCGGTGGCGCTCGTCGGCCACGGGGCCGATCGCCACGACCTGAGCGACGAGGTCGGGTCGGCGGCAGGCGGTCTCGACGACCCACTGGGCGCCCATCGAATGACCCACCAGCACGACCGGGCCGGTATCGAGGGTGGCGAGCACCCCGGCGAGTCCCTCCGCCATCTCGGCGACGTCGACGTCGTGGTCGGGCTTGGGCAGCCCCCCGTAGCCCGGCAGGTCGATCGAGAACACCGTCGCCTCGTGGGCGGCCAGCGCGTCGTGCAGGCGACGCAGGGAGCGGTGCGACATGCCGATG is a genomic window containing:
- a CDS encoding carbohydrate ABC transporter permease produces the protein MSVVARRESDVWARYSHWVNKHRRWVFAAPAMIFIALLLIFPLVWTLYLSLTNSRGSVRAPFDFVGLSNYADVLTDTERFWPAVGRTAYFTGGALLFEVVLGIAIALLLWKPFRGERWVRVAILLPLVATPVAVGMMWRLIFEPNIGFANELLSWVGIPAQPWLSSPDTALSTLIFVDVWQWTPMVTLIVLAGLTALPEEPDEAARVDGANWWQRLWYVTLPLLAPTIVAAVILRGIDALKTFDILYATKGKGGGSFHEVETLNIYAYGLSFDYNRYGQASTVLILFFMMIIGLIWIMSLRRKALNK
- a CDS encoding zinc-dependent alcohol dehydrogenase, translating into MKALVKFGLSDGDVELRDVPAPVLEPGTVLVAARAVGVCGSDIHMWRNGQSWDVALPVVLGHETAGVIAAVADDVTGWQVGDRVVCETAARICGVCALCRVGRYNLCPHRQGYGATRDGAFGELLLAEPRVLHRIPETVSFEQAAMTEPFAVAYNALVERASVTPGDLVVIQGAGAIGALALQIARLRGAGTTVVLGTPVDERRLKTALELGADHAIDITREDPVALIRSLGDGLGADLVVDATGVSAALAQGLELVRPLGAIAKIGWGPQPLNFSLDPLVAKAVTLFGSFSHTWTTWERVLGLFATGALDTTRVLGGVYDLADWREAFEHMESGRNIKSVMVMPH
- a CDS encoding Ldh family oxidoreductase, whose translation is MTIDAEQLRTWTTALLQTWGYEPEDAEYLSDTLVDANLRGVDSHGVIRLPAYRARIDAGLVDPAARPSVDRNGAVVRIDAGGTAGQLAARAAVDELTQLSGEFGVAAATVRGSTHFGTAGYYARALAGRGKVAVVVSNSEPNVVPFGGKSAFLGTNPLAFAAPTGGEPLSLDMATSTTAMGKVLVARAKGQPVPPDWGVDADGAPTTDAAAVVSLLPAGGPKGYGLAFLIEVLAGVLSGAAVAGDIGNMYTDFSKRQDVGHWMLAMDVAHFLPLPLFRDRIDALIDSAHGAEPAPGFDRVLVPGEPERLTAQAREAAGIDLPAATVESLIELGVAGGVPYPGTEASS
- a CDS encoding sugar phosphate isomerase/epimerase family protein, with protein sequence MRISVFPKGELDDLAVRRTMTVFEWIDKAAVLPADGLELYSGMLWQSDDDYLDAIGEALDDAGFEMPMMCVSPDFTHPDADVRAAEFDKEVEMMRATARLGGRGASTRVLSGQRWPEVPREQGIEWVVEAYTRLIPIARELGVTLAMENHYKDGTWRYPEFAQRSDVFLEIVDAIEDRATFGVQFDPSNAIVAGDDSADFLDRVVDRVVTMQASDRSLAPGGSLDELRQSDGTLGYSPLLQHGVIGRGLNDYPRIFRTLVDAGYDGWISIEDGVNGMGEMAESVDFLRAARDEYWAGSTAVRVRTQEDALAAAGLPSIARDDHRREVAR
- a CDS encoding carbohydrate ABC transporter permease, with the protein product MSTTALVVVPERRRKRFPWPGFGRTVGLVAVVVTFVAPLMWMLLASFKTNVDIYDPSKSFVFTPTLGNYATVFGQANYAAYIWNSLFVAFVATVLSLLLAVPAAYSMSRFVMGKSAMVVLLARIIPGVSLLVPWYFVFSQMRLVGSYTVLILSMMFVSLPLILYIMMSYFDSMPEELEEAAQVDGLTPIGAFLRITLPLSMPGVATAAILSFIFAWNNFMFALVLSGSSTKTLPVAIFDFVGYASIDWGGLMAAAVIVTVPIMLIALFTQKYIVSGLTAGATKG
- a CDS encoding HNH endonuclease signature motif containing protein → MTAAPTLTAPRDMRSRGAVMAGLERTRQRIAALQAEELRLLARADALAMAQTARLASSTAREREIPLRDIAAEAAAVLRRSDRGMQQRLHDAAVLVTGFAATLAALQAGRVDAAHVRVIQDAGARIADPDARRRFEQSALAVCERETPGRARPIVAVIAQRLDPVPADERHTDAAEERRVWVRDLDDGMAELGAVLPAILVHAAHDRLTTFARQVADTRRPQAGEAVPEDVDRRTMAQVRADVLADLLLTGHATGAVSNDALAGCAAITAQVQVVVPADALVPRGLLVPRDMLTRAGVTAPSTPVPAGSIHGADGGHGILPGLDHSPAELVGHGPIDSSAARRLAATADVWERIFLSPTTGAVMHVDTYRPSRVQRRHLDARDEHCRFPGCRTPSRRCDQDHTVDAARGGPTSLTNLANLCRRHHTLKHAAAWTVEQVDRGVLRWTSPTGRVFPDVPRRVLEFAALASPHGPTPEARLGRTEPLETAPF
- a CDS encoding SDR family oxidoreductase translates to MASPRTQQERRTVLITGAGSGTGAAAARALAATHHVVLVGRRLDRLESVAEQISAAGGTATALAWDITRGDAETLLEAAGPVDDLVLAAGLNTPQRTWGDQHMADFRSVIDTNLIAVAEIIAAALPGLRRAQGTVCIISSVAAWTASPGAGVAYRASKMALRALTDALNEQESTHGVRAGAILPGDIDTEFLSLRPAPPSDEPRRRMLAAEDVARAVTFVVTSPPHVRIDELVITPVGSVER
- a CDS encoding SDR family NAD(P)-dependent oxidoreductase gives rise to the protein MHIDLRGKVALVTGVGRGIGREIVTTLAREGVTTVSVDVSATDLQDTSAELDAIGTPHREFVCDIRDSARIGEVVQAVDEAYGRLDILVNNAGVVGNGAIEVMDEATWDLVHDVNLKGTFLMCRAVLPIMKRQRWGRVINAASFAALVPIYASGAYASSKIAVAHFTRALAGEVGPWNITANAYAPGMIPTAMNGFAQLPPEEQSRLLDTLSLRRWGDKADIASLICFLASDHASYITGTLIDVSGGKLASQMPRLAYEAAAADGDYDFDAAASE
- a CDS encoding FadR/GntR family transcriptional regulator, whose protein sequence is MTDGRSVSAAARYRARIGTGLYAHVVDEIGQEIINGDIPPGSIVYADQLCERLGVSRSVVREGIRTLSSMGLVEARPQVGTRVLPSSQWDLLNPYVVKWRGQGPGYVEQMKQLLELRLGIEHVAAGLAATRIDAEGAQAILESAQGMKESFLSGDARRFFERDATFHRLLLEGTQNAVIAQLADTIGATLDARGQDTRPGMHDITADSVENHLALAEALVRGDVAAAQSLAISLVERTLREFDHMHDRSRSR
- a CDS encoding ABC transporter substrate-binding protein, with translation MKHRTVLRTSTVAAVAALTAASLVACSGGTGDGGGESDVLRITLANHVWTDIMKEKLSEFEEETGLTVELTQLGEDQLSDQYNVKLNAGTDEIDVMMYRPLQEGKLFAQNGYLADLTANVEDAGDWDWSDFQSGPVEATTYDGTVVGVPLITESEVLYYRTDLLEAAGLEVPQTLDELEAAAKAISEANPGVAGFVARTGRSAAVTQFSSYLFSFGGDFLDGTESAIDTSAALEAYEYYGGLLNAYGPENVSTDMSWPEAAAIFAQGQAAFYTDASSLYQNLALEENSTVYDKLGYAPFPEGPAGSKPYSIPSWALGINATSPNQENAWKFIEWATSFDSVLAVQEQGVPGARTSVWDDPAGTASFPPALAEAIAINAENGVGYDRPLVVNVAEAREIVGEPIVVGITGGDVEDAVEQAQEKFTAFLEDENQ